The proteins below are encoded in one region of Longimicrobium sp.:
- a CDS encoding DUF4384 domain-containing protein: MRNPIAAALLLLTFGGAVAAARPAAAQDGALHRADDAYEARRSDDQDGYGSTRDDRYGGGYQRGPTVRVWLDNDRDLFYPGAQTRVMVRPSQDAYVAVMHITPDGDVEVLWPRSYSDDGFLEGGRSYAFGSRTGGAFLRVGYGYGLGYVFSVASDEPLDLRRVRDYYYRRTVGWDASLNVYGDPFHAMERIARLLVPDYDDGYGFLDWYSYSVGSSRYSFPRYACYDSYGSWYGSRSPYYDGCDRVRVLLREVPYYYDTRYYRGDRSRYWRRYYPGDYAIRRDPEHRYKEGDGARGVARSPNYRPFTRSGDAPPPRSGSSARDDQQEPRGTTQERPSRQRPTLQRRPEESEPVRVSPRSEPRSQEPREPQTRRSEPRSEPRNEPRAEPRREPPPSRSSEPRSEPRSNPRSEQPRRESPSSGGRSPSSVSSPRVRPES; the protein is encoded by the coding sequence ATGCGCAACCCCATCGCCGCCGCCCTGCTCCTGCTGACGTTCGGCGGAGCCGTGGCGGCCGCCCGCCCGGCGGCCGCCCAGGACGGCGCGCTCCATCGCGCGGACGACGCCTACGAGGCGCGGCGTTCCGACGATCAGGACGGCTACGGCTCCACCCGCGACGACCGCTACGGCGGCGGCTACCAGCGCGGCCCCACCGTGCGCGTGTGGCTGGACAACGACCGCGACCTGTTCTATCCCGGCGCGCAGACGCGGGTGATGGTGCGGCCCAGCCAGGACGCCTACGTGGCGGTGATGCACATCACCCCCGACGGCGACGTGGAGGTGCTGTGGCCGCGCAGCTACAGCGACGACGGCTTCCTCGAGGGCGGCCGCTCGTACGCGTTCGGCAGCCGCACCGGCGGCGCGTTCCTGCGCGTGGGCTACGGCTACGGGCTGGGCTACGTGTTCTCCGTGGCCAGCGACGAGCCGCTCGACCTGCGCCGCGTGCGCGACTACTACTATCGCCGCACCGTAGGATGGGACGCGTCGCTGAACGTCTACGGCGACCCGTTCCACGCGATGGAGCGGATCGCGCGTCTCCTCGTCCCCGACTACGACGACGGGTACGGCTTCCTGGACTGGTACAGCTACTCGGTGGGAAGCAGCCGCTACTCGTTCCCCCGCTACGCCTGCTACGACAGCTACGGCTCGTGGTACGGGAGCCGCAGCCCGTACTACGACGGGTGCGACCGGGTGCGGGTGTTGCTGCGCGAGGTGCCCTACTATTATGACACCCGCTACTACCGGGGCGACCGCAGCCGCTACTGGCGCCGCTACTACCCGGGCGACTACGCCATCCGCCGCGACCCCGAGCACCGCTACAAGGAGGGCGACGGCGCCCGTGGCGTGGCCCGGTCGCCCAACTACCGGCCCTTCACCCGCTCGGGCGACGCGCCGCCGCCGCGCTCGGGGAGCAGCGCCCGCGACGACCAGCAGGAGCCGCGCGGCACCACGCAGGAGCGGCCCAGCCGGCAGCGCCCCACCCTGCAGCGCCGGCCGGAGGAGAGCGAGCCGGTGCGGGTGAGCCCGCGCAGCGAGCCGCGCTCGCAGGAGCCGCGCGAGCCGCAGACGCGCCGCTCCGAGCCGCGCAGCGAGCCCCGGAACGAGCCGCGCGCCGAGCCTCGCCGCGAGCCCCCGCCGTCGCGCAGCAGCGAGCCGCGCTCGGAGCCGCGCAGCAACCCGCGCTCCGAGCAGCCGCGGCGCGAGTCGCCGTCGTCCGGTGGGCGCTCGCCCAGCTCGGTCTCGTCGCCCCGGGTCCGGCCAGAGTCCTGA
- a CDS encoding DUF6036 family nucleotidyltransferase, whose translation MVKAEMLDALRELGSLCPAETEVVVIGGGAAILRGWLARATVDIDVAAAQPALASFRRGIAEVAEALGLPEGWMNDGAKAFARVLPPDFTERLEHVCTFGGLTVKTISRRDFVLMKLFAMRAEDVEDLRTLAPTREELEFVRNELPRLAAFEPKRAHLIELYVEQGGGL comes from the coding sequence ATGGTGAAGGCAGAGATGCTGGACGCGCTGCGGGAACTTGGGTCTCTTTGCCCAGCGGAGACGGAGGTGGTGGTGATCGGCGGCGGCGCCGCGATCCTGCGCGGATGGCTGGCGCGCGCGACCGTGGACATCGACGTGGCGGCCGCGCAGCCGGCGCTCGCGAGCTTCCGTCGCGGGATCGCCGAAGTCGCCGAGGCGCTGGGGCTGCCCGAGGGGTGGATGAACGACGGCGCCAAGGCGTTCGCGCGCGTGCTGCCGCCCGATTTCACCGAGCGCCTGGAGCACGTCTGCACGTTCGGCGGCCTGACGGTGAAGACCATCAGCCGTCGGGATTTCGTGCTGATGAAGCTGTTCGCGATGCGCGCGGAAGACGTCGAGGACCTGCGCACGCTGGCGCCCACGCGCGAGGAGCTGGAATTCGTGCGAAACGAGCTGCCGCGCCTCGCGGCGTTCGAGCCGAAGCGCGCGCACCTGATCGAATTGTACGTGGAGCAGGGAGGCGGATTGTGA
- the mfd gene encoding transcription-repair coupling factor, with protein sequence MPHPLLIDSFRTVPAFRELADALPRAGERVVAAGLAGSAPMVLAAALHRARRERLWVLVATRPEDAEQATADLEALLGEGSVYLYPQRESLPYEEAEPHLEIGGARVEALEALLSGRASILVTTARAMQELSPAVHGLDDLRLELRVGQTIRLAELAQTLEGMGFERAATVEEVGQFALRGGIVDVFGFGAPEPARIEFFGDEIESVRFFDILTQLSVRAVDTLELLPVDLRPAAEGGGTPSHAAPSPDGGEPERKSLLDYLPAETVVVHLEGSGTRPELERTWSEVLRLHEAEAKRGTRPERPERLFLPAHEAGARLARLPQLFVEEAGGEAVRATFRFRALPPEPIDRDMPRLGEVLRGAAGRGEQTLILCDNQGQLERLQELLDEFKVSRYTELGIGSLSGGFVLADASPPLRLLTDHEIFRRTRRLRRKRRFRGGAALESVAALKPGDYVVHMDHGIGQFRRMERVRLGEEEFETLVIEYAGGELLRVPVHRVDLIERWVSDADEEAAAPKVHRIGGKEWSRAKQKTQKAIQEMTAELLELYAARSAEKGFAFSADSRWQREMESAFLFEDTPDQRQATEDVKKDMESPRPMDRLICGDVGYGKTEIAIRAAFKAVQDGRQVAVLVPTTILAEQHLHTFSERLADFPVRIEALSRFRTAKEQAEVLHRLEDGKVDIVIGTHRLLSPDVRFRELGLLVIDEEQRFGVKHKEILKQLRKTVDVLTLTATPIPRTLHFSLLGLRDMTLIQTPPRDRQPVITHVLPWTDAIIEDAIRRELDRGGQVFFVHNRVETITAVAQKVQRLVPDASTAVAHGQMREKELEEVMTRFLDGDVDVLVATAIIESGLDVPRANTLIVNRADQFGLSQLYQIRGRVGRSHHRAFCYLLIPDEVQEDAERRLRVLEHYTELGSGYRIALKDLELRGAGNILGSEQSGFVHAVGLDTYLRLLEDTIKQLKGNGKQPQKGIAEVSVDGAALIPDHYVPDEPQKLHFYRRLAREETVEGVDAIRRELRDRYGPLPEEVETLLATQSLRLLGGELGVERILVRPWDVRLNFRTGVVPRMAPLQKTLTHYQFAVDVRRPLPLSLTLTRHGTEPIVTTIVAAMKDLAGDSSLTA encoded by the coding sequence GTGCCGCACCCGCTGCTGATCGACTCCTTCCGGACCGTTCCCGCCTTCCGCGAGCTGGCCGACGCGCTTCCCCGCGCGGGCGAGCGCGTGGTGGCCGCGGGGCTGGCGGGGTCGGCGCCCATGGTGCTGGCCGCGGCGCTGCACCGCGCCCGCCGCGAACGGCTCTGGGTCCTGGTGGCCACGCGCCCGGAAGACGCCGAGCAGGCCACCGCCGACCTCGAGGCGCTCCTGGGCGAGGGCTCGGTCTACCTCTATCCCCAGCGCGAGTCGCTCCCGTACGAGGAGGCCGAGCCGCACCTGGAGATCGGCGGCGCGCGCGTGGAGGCGCTCGAGGCGCTGCTCTCCGGCCGCGCGTCGATCCTGGTCACCACCGCGCGGGCCATGCAGGAGCTGTCGCCCGCGGTGCACGGGCTCGACGACCTGCGGCTGGAACTGCGGGTGGGGCAGACCATCCGCCTGGCCGAGCTGGCGCAGACGCTGGAGGGGATGGGGTTCGAGCGCGCGGCCACGGTGGAGGAGGTGGGCCAGTTCGCGCTGCGTGGGGGGATCGTGGACGTGTTCGGCTTCGGCGCCCCCGAGCCCGCGCGCATCGAGTTCTTCGGCGACGAGATCGAGTCGGTCCGCTTCTTCGACATCCTGACGCAGCTCTCCGTCCGCGCGGTCGACACGCTGGAGCTGCTGCCCGTGGACCTCCGCCCCGCGGCCGAAGGCGGCGGCACGCCGTCGCACGCGGCGCCGTCGCCCGACGGGGGCGAGCCGGAGCGCAAGTCGCTGCTCGACTACCTCCCCGCCGAGACGGTCGTCGTCCACCTGGAGGGGAGCGGCACAAGGCCCGAGCTGGAGCGGACCTGGAGCGAGGTGCTTCGCCTGCACGAGGCCGAGGCGAAGCGGGGGACGCGGCCGGAGCGCCCCGAGCGGCTCTTCCTCCCCGCGCACGAGGCGGGGGCGCGGCTCGCGCGGCTTCCCCAGCTGTTCGTGGAGGAGGCGGGCGGCGAGGCGGTGCGGGCCACCTTCCGCTTCCGCGCGCTTCCGCCGGAGCCCATCGACCGCGACATGCCGCGCCTGGGCGAGGTGCTGCGCGGCGCGGCCGGCCGCGGCGAGCAGACGCTGATCCTCTGTGACAACCAGGGGCAGCTGGAGCGCCTGCAGGAGCTGCTCGACGAGTTCAAGGTCAGCCGCTACACCGAGCTGGGGATCGGCTCGCTCTCCGGCGGCTTCGTCCTCGCGGATGCGTCTCCCCCGCTCCGCCTGCTGACCGACCACGAGATCTTCCGCCGCACGCGCCGCCTGCGCAGAAAGCGGAGGTTCCGCGGCGGGGCGGCGCTGGAGAGCGTGGCGGCGCTCAAGCCGGGCGACTACGTGGTGCACATGGACCACGGGATCGGCCAGTTCCGGCGGATGGAGCGGGTGCGGCTGGGCGAGGAGGAGTTCGAGACGCTGGTGATCGAGTACGCCGGCGGCGAGCTGCTGCGCGTCCCCGTCCATCGCGTCGACCTGATCGAGCGCTGGGTCAGCGACGCCGACGAGGAGGCCGCCGCGCCCAAGGTGCACCGCATCGGCGGCAAGGAGTGGTCGCGGGCCAAGCAGAAGACGCAGAAGGCCATCCAGGAGATGACGGCCGAGCTGCTGGAGCTGTACGCCGCCCGCAGCGCCGAGAAGGGGTTCGCCTTCTCCGCCGACTCGCGCTGGCAGAGGGAGATGGAGAGCGCCTTCCTCTTCGAGGACACGCCCGACCAGCGGCAGGCCACGGAAGACGTCAAGAAGGACATGGAGAGCCCCCGCCCCATGGACCGCCTGATCTGCGGCGACGTGGGCTACGGGAAGACCGAGATCGCCATCCGCGCGGCGTTCAAGGCGGTGCAGGACGGGAGGCAGGTGGCGGTGCTCGTTCCCACCACGATCCTGGCCGAGCAGCACCTGCACACCTTCAGCGAGCGGCTGGCCGACTTCCCCGTGCGCATCGAGGCGCTCTCGCGCTTCCGCACCGCGAAGGAGCAGGCCGAGGTGCTCCACCGGCTGGAGGACGGCAAGGTCGACATCGTCATCGGCACGCACCGCCTGCTGTCGCCCGACGTGCGCTTCCGCGAGCTGGGGCTGCTGGTGATCGACGAGGAGCAGCGCTTCGGGGTCAAGCACAAGGAGATCCTGAAGCAGCTGCGCAAGACGGTGGACGTGCTGACGCTGACGGCCACGCCGATCCCCCGCACGCTGCACTTCTCGCTGCTGGGGCTCAGGGACATGACCCTGATCCAGACGCCCCCGCGCGACCGGCAGCCGGTGATCACCCACGTCCTGCCGTGGACCGACGCGATCATCGAGGACGCCATCCGGCGCGAGCTGGACCGCGGGGGGCAGGTGTTCTTCGTGCACAACCGGGTGGAGACCATCACCGCGGTCGCGCAGAAGGTGCAGCGGCTGGTCCCCGACGCCTCCACGGCCGTCGCCCACGGGCAGATGAGGGAGAAGGAGCTCGAGGAGGTGATGACGCGCTTCCTCGACGGCGACGTGGACGTGCTGGTGGCCACGGCGATCATCGAGAGCGGGCTCGACGTGCCCCGAGCCAACACGCTGATCGTGAACCGCGCCGACCAGTTCGGCCTGAGCCAGCTCTACCAGATCCGCGGGAGAGTGGGGAGATCGCACCACCGCGCCTTCTGCTATCTCCTCATCCCCGACGAGGTGCAGGAGGACGCCGAGCGGCGGCTACGGGTGCTGGAGCACTACACCGAGCTGGGGAGCGGATACCGCATCGCGCTGAAGGACCTGGAGCTTCGCGGGGCGGGTAACATCCTGGGCTCCGAACAGAGCGGTTTCGTGCACGCGGTGGGGCTCGACACCTACCTGCGGCTGCTGGAAGACACCATCAAGCAGCTGAAGGGGAACGGGAAGCAGCCGCAGAAGGGAATCGCGGAGGTGTCGGTCGACGGCGCCGCGCTGATCCCCGACCACTACGTGCCCGACGAGCCGCAGAAGCTGCACTTCTACCGCCGCCTCGCCCGCGAGGAGACGGTGGAGGGGGTCGACGCCATCCGCCGCGAGCTGCGCGACCGCTACGGCCCGCTCCCCGAGGAGGTGGAGACGCTGCTGGCCACCCAGTCGCTGCGCCTCCTGGGCGGCGAGCTGGGGGTGGAGCGCATCCTCGTCCGCCCGTGGGACGTGCGGCTGAACTTCCGCACGGGCGTGGTGCCGCGGATGGCGCCGCTGCAGAAGACGCTGACGCACTACCAGTTCGCGGTCGACGTGCGGCGCCCGCTGCCGCTGTCGCTGACGCTGACCCGCCACGGCACCGAGCCCATCGTCACCACCATCGTGGCGGCGATGAAGGACCTGGCGGGGGATTCGAGCTTGACGGCGTGA